In Streptacidiphilus sp. P02-A3a, the DNA window GCCGAGGTCCGGGTCCGGCACCGGGACGCAGACCGCCTCGGTGATCACCGGGTGGGCCTCGACGTGCCGCTCGACCTCGGCCGGGCTGATGGTGCGGCCGCCCCGGATGACCACCTGCTTCAGCCGGTCCAGCACCCGCAGGCCGCCGTCCGGGCCGATGACCCCGCGGTCCCCCGTGCGCACCCAGCCGTCAGCGGTCCGGTAGCGGCGGTCCGACTCCGGGTCCCCGACGTAGCAGAGCGGACTCATCGGGCCGCGCGCCTGGATCTCGCCGCTCTCGCCCCGGGGGCGTTCGCGGTCGTCCGGGTCGCAGACCCGCAGGTCGGTGACCCGGGGGTCGGGTCGCCCGACGATCCGCACGTCGGCCGACCCCTCGGCGCCGTCCGGCCCCGCGCTGGCCCTGGTCCAGACGGTGCGGCAGTTCACGCCGTCGGTGGATCCGTAGACGTTGACCAGCGGGCGGTCGAAGCGGGCCAGCACCGCGGCGCGCGCCGCCGGGCCGAGCATCGCGCCGCTGGAGACCAGGGCCCGCAGCGAGGACAGGTCGGCCGCGGGCAGGGCCGGGTGGTCGGCCATCCGCTTCAGCATGGTGGGCACCCCGACCAGGTGGGTCGGGCGCAGCGCGGTCACCGCGTCCAGCGCCGCGCCCGCGTCGAAGCGGCCCAGCAGTTGGACGGTCGCGCCGCTGCTGACCAGCGCGACCAGGCCGAGCGAACCGAAGGAGGAGGCCAGCGGCACCAGTACCAGCGCCCGGGGCGGTTCGTCGCCCCCGGTGTCGAGCACCGCGTCCACGTACGCGCCCCGGCCGCCGAGCACGGCGTTGTGCGAGTAGGCGACCATCTTCGGCTCGGCCTCGGAACCCGAGGAGACCAGGATCCGCGCCGGATCCTCGGGGTCGGTTCGGCATGACTCGAATTGACCTTCTGTCACCTGATTGACCATCACCAGTGATTCCAGGTACGGAAGTTCATGCCTGATCGACGCGATCGTGTCGCTCTCGGCGATCAGGGCGCGGGCGCGGGAGCGGCCGAGCAGGGCCCGGGCGTCCTGGCTGCCCCGGCCGAGCGGCCAGGGCAGGGCCACCGCGCCGACGGCGGCCACGGCCAGGTCCGCGGCCAGCGCCCGCCAGCTGTTCGGCAGTTGGATGCCGACCAGGTCTCCGGGACCGGTACCGTCCCGCACCAGCGCGGCGGCCAGGGAGCGGGCCCGGGCGTCGAGTTCGGCGTAGCTGAGGCTGCCTTCGGCGTCGGTCACGGCGGTTCGGTCGGGGTGGGCCGCGACCCGGTCCCGGAAGGCCTGGTACAGCCCGCGCCCGGGACAGAGCCCGGCCGCCGCCCACCGCGCGCGCAGCTCGGCGGGGACCGCGTCCCGCAGTACCAGCCCGGCGTTGGACGCCCAGGTCCGGTTCATCGAGTGAGCCTGTTCATCGGGTGAACTCCCAGGGGCTGCGGACCAGTGCGCACCGGTCGTGGTGGAGGGCGGCGGCGAACCGGGGGTCGGCGGCCAGGTCGGCCAGGTCGGTGCTGATCGGCACGCCCGGGGTCACCGGCCGCGCGCCGGAACGCAGGCCCGGCGCGCAGAGCAGCCGGGCCGCGGAGAGCAGCGACGACTCGACCCGCTGTCCCTGGCCGGAACGCTGCCCCGCCAGCAGCCCGGCGACGGCGCCCTCGGCGCAGACCAGGCCGCCGAGCACGTCGGTCACGGTCAGCAGCGAGGGCGTGGCCGGTAGGCCGGGCGGGGTCAGCAGCGCCGCCAGGCCGGAGTAGGCCTGGACCGGGTAGTCCGTGCCCACCGGTGGGCACGGCCCCCGCTCCGCTCCCCAGCCGGACGCGCTGACGTGGACCAGTCCCGGCCGCAGGGCCGAGAGCCGCTCCGGGTCCAGGCCGTACTCGCGGTCCTTGCCGGGCGCCAGGCTGTGCAGGAACACCTGGGACCGGGCGACCTGCTCGCGCACCACGGCGCGGCCCGCGGTGGAGCGCAGGTCGGCTTCGAGTACCCGCTTGCCCCGGTTGAGGGCGGTGAAGCGGGCGGAGCAGTCACCCGCGACCGGGGGCGCGCCGCGCATCGGGTCGCCGCCCGGGGGTTCGATCCGGACGACCCGGGCGCCGAGCAGCCGGAGCAGGTGACCGGCCAGCGGCCCCTGGACCCGCCGGGTCACCTCGACCACGGTGACCCCCCGCAGCGGGAGTTCGTCCGCGCCGCCGACGGTACCGGTGCCACCGGCGGCCCCGGGGCCGGTCGGGCCGAGCCGCCAGGGCAGGCCGGGGCCGCCCGCTCCGGGACCGTCAGCTTCGGAACGGTCGGCTTCGGGACGGTCAGCTTCGGAACGGTCCGCTTCGGGACGGGCGGCGACCGCGGTGAGCTCGACGCCGCAGTCGCGTGCCAGCGCCCGCAGTTCGGTGTACCCGCGCCGGGCGGCGGCCCGCGGCAGGGCGGGCGGCAGCGGGCAGCTGGCGGTGGCGAAGCGCTGCTGGAACGGCCGCCAGCCGTCGGCGATCTCCCGGCGGCCGACGCGCAGTCCGGCCCAGAACCGCTGCCACGGTTCGGCCTGCAGGGTCTCGATCTCGAAGCGCACGCCGTCGGCCGAGGTGAACGGGGGGCCGCCGGGTACCACCGGCTCCCGCCAGTCGTCGTCGGTGCTGGCGGCGGCCAGGTACTGGCCGACCAGCAGCAGCGCGGCCTGCGCCACCGACGTCCGGACGTGGACGGCGCGGCCGTCGCGCCCGGCGGCCCAGAGCGCGGCCAGCGTCCCCAGCGCGCCGAGCACCCCGGCGGCGGCCCCGGCGCAGTCCACACCGAGGGGTGTCGGCCCGCCGTACCGGCGGCCGTGGACGTGCCAGATCCCGCACGCCGCCTGCACGTCGGCCTCGCTGGCCAGCGGCAGCCGCACCGGGCCGCTCCAGCTGAACGCGCAGCTGGCCCGCCACGGATCGGCGGCGACCAGCAGCCGTCCGTCCTGCTCGGCGACCGGCCAGCCCAGGGCGCGCAGGTGGCCGACGGCGAGGCCGGAGGCGGCGAGCGGGCGGGCGGGGGCCGCGGCGTCGGCGGAGCGGGTGGTGACGTCGATGGACACGGGCCTCCAACGGGCGGGGTGGCGGCGGGAGGCGCGGATCGCCGGAACGGCAGCGCCAGTTGATCACGGACGCTACCCGCCGCCCGGGCGGCCCCGCCACGGCACACCGCCCGGGCGGCGGTGCCGCTCACCCGCCGGAGTGGGATTTTCACCCGGTCGGCGGGACCTCGGCGACCAGCGCGCAGCGGCCCCGCCGGGGCTCACCCGCGGGCGTCGACCAGGGCGAACTCCCGTACCGCGGCCGCGATGTACTCGACGTCGGTGTCCCGCAGATGCGGGTACACCGGGATGGACAGTGCCCGGTCCGCCGCCCGCTCGGCGGCCGGCCAGGCGTCGCCGGGCCGGGCGTAGCAGGCGAAGGCGGGCTGCCGGGGCAGCGGCAGCGGGTAGTAGGCGTGGGAGCCGACGCCGCGCTCCGCCAGGTGCGCCCGCAACGCGTCGCGCCGTTCGGCGAGCAGCGTGTAGACGTAGTAGCAGCGCCCCTCGCGGCCCGGTGGCGGCGCGACCACGCCGTGCGCCGTCAGCTCGGCGAACCGCTCGGTGTAGTGGGCGGCGATCCGGGCGCGGCGCTCCAGCCGGTCCGCGAGGCCGGGTAGCCGGTGCAGCTGGAACGCCGCCTGTAGCTCGTCGAAGCGGCTGTTCCAGCCGATCCGGTGGTGCAGGAAGCGGTTCTTGCCGTCCTGCCCGTGGTTGCGCAGCATCCGTACCAGGCGCCCGAGTTCGGCGTTCCTGGTGACCACCACACCGCCCTCGCCGGCCATCCCGAAGGTCTTCACCTGGACGAAGGAGAACACCCCGGCCTCGCCGGACAGCCCGGCCGGGATCCCGGCCAGCTCGCCGCCCTGGGCCACCGCGGAGTCCTCGACCAGGCGCAGTCCGTGCCGCTCGGCGACGGCGGCGATCCGGGGCATGTCGGCCATCACCGAGAAGATGTGGGCGGGCATCAGCGCCTTGGTGCGCGCGGTGATCCGCCGCTCCATGTCCGCCGGGTCGACCACCATCGTCCGCGGGTCGACGTCGGCGAAGACCGGCACCGCCCCCAGGCTGACGATCGCGCCGGCCAGCGGCGCGCAGCCGAAGGCCGGGACGACCACCTCGTCGCCGGGGCCGATCTCCATCGCGGCGAGCACCAGGGTCAGCGCCGAGGTGCCGCTGCCGCAGGCCACCACGTCGGCGGCGCCCAGCTGTTCGCACAGTGCCTGCTCCAGGCGGGCGGTGTGCTCGCCCAGGATGAACTTCTGGCTCGGCGCCGTGCCGATCTCGTGGACCAGCCGCAGCAGGTGCTCGCGGTCGCCCTCGAAGAGGTCGGGTGGGAAGAACGGCAACCTCATGCGGGGGCTCCGGTGAAGAAGGCGCGGATGTGGTCGCAGACCGTGTCGACCGCGTCGAGGGACAGATCCGGGTAGAGCGGCAGTGCCAGCGTCCGGCGGCAGGCGGCCTCGGCGTTCGGGAAGTCGCCCGGCCGGTGCCCGAGTTCGGCGAAGCAGGGCTGGAGGTGCAGCGGGCGCGGGTAGTACGTCTCGGTCTCCACGCCGTGCCGGGCCAGGTGGTCGACCAGGTCGTCGCGGCGCTCGACCTCGATCAGGTAGACGTAGCAGACCGGGTCCGCGCGCACCCCGCGGTCGACCACCGTGGGCAGCCGCAGCACTCCGGGGACGCCGGTCAGCCGTGCGTCGTAGGCCGCGGCGAGCTCGGCACGGCGGGCGATGTCCGCGTCCAGCCGGGTGAGCTTGGCGAGCAGGACGGCGGCCTGGATGTCGTCCATCTTGCTGTTGACCCCGACGAGCGCGCTGCTGGTGTTGATGCCGGGGAAGTGGTCGATGGTCCGGCCGAACCGGCCGTGGTGGCGCAGCGCGTCGGCCGTGGCGGCGATGGCGTCGTCGTCGGTGAGGACGGCTCCGGCGTCGCCGATCGCGCCCAGGGTCTTGGTCGGGAAGAACGAGAGCACGCCACCGGCGCCGAGCAGCCCGGCGTGCACGCCGTCCTGGCGCATCCCGATGGCCTCGGCGCTGTCCTCCAGCACGGTGAGGCCGTGGTGGGCGGCGAGCCGGGTGAGCGCGGGCATGTCGGCGAGCTGGCAGAAGAGGTGGACCGGCATCAGGAACCGGCTGCGCGGGGTCAGCACCCGCTCCACCGAGGCCGGGGCGATCCCGTAGCCGACCGGGTCGATGTCGGCGAACACCGGTCGGCCCCCGGCGAGGACCACCGAGGAGGCGGAGGCGACGAAGCTGAAGGCCGGGACGACCACCTCGTCCCCCGGGCGCAGCCCGGCCGCCCGCAGCAGCAGGACCAGGGCGTCCGTACCGCTGTTGACGCCGATCACGTGCCGGGCGCCGGTGTACTCGGCGAGCGCCCGCTCGAACTGCTCGACCTTGTGGCCGTGCGAGTACTTGCCGTTGTCCATCACGTCGGTGACGTGTCGGTCGATCAGCGGCCCGAGGGCCGCGAACCCGGCCGCCTGGGTGAAGAAGGGCACTCTCATCGGGGCGTCGAGCACGCCCGGATCGGCAACGTCGGAACCGTTCATCGCTTCCCCTCCGGTCGGCACTCCCGACAACGAATCCAGGGTGTCACGCAGATATGACCGGAAAGTCGATGATCCTGGTTTTTTCACCCCTTTAGGGATGTGTGGCCGGAAAAAAATTGACATTTCATCAGTCGTCCACTCAATCTTGCCGATGCTGAAACTCCCCCACGGAAGGCAGATCCAGACGATGCTCCGTACCCTCGTTGTCGGCCTCGGCCGCGCAGGTGCCGGACTGCACGTCCCCGTACTGCTGCGGGTCCGGCATCGGCACCCGCGCCTGTTCGCGCCCGAGGCGATCCTCGCGGTCGACCCCGCCCGGTCCGCCGGGACCGGCGCCGCCGGGCTGCGGGCGGTCGGCTCGCTGGCGGACGCCCGGCGGCAGTTGCCGCCGGAGCGGACCGTGGTGCATGTCTGCACGCCGCCGATCGGCCGGGTGGAGGTGCTCGGCGAGCTGCTGGAGCTGGGTTTCCGGCGCTTCGTCGTGGAGAAGCCGCTCGCCGGACGCCCCGGCGACCTGGACCCGCTGGTCCAGCTGGTCCGGCGGGGCGGGGCCCAGGTCGCGGTGGTGGCGCCCTGGCTGGCGAGTTCGCTGACCGAGCGGCTGGCCGCGCTGGTGGCCGCCGCGGACCGCGACGGCCTGGGCGCGCTGCGGGAGATCTCGGTGATCCAGCACAAGCCCCGGTTCCGCCGGTCGCTGACCACCCACGGCCACCCGACCGCCTTCGACATCGAGGTCCCGCACGCGCTCGGCGTGGTGCTCGGGCTCGCCGGTGACGCCGAGGTCACCGACGCCGCCTGGACCGACCTGGCGCTCGGCGGCCACCTCCTGCCCGCCCTCGGCAGCGCCCGACTCGGACTGACCCACCTGGGCGGGGTGCGCAGCGACATCTTCTCGGACCTGACCTCCCCGGTCCGCGAGCGCCGGATCACGCTGCACTTCGACCGGGGCACGGCGATCGGCCACTACCCGGGGAACTCCGACGACGAGTACGCCCAGCTGCGGGTCACCGGGGCGATGCCGACCGCCGTCGAGGTCTTCCCGGACGACTCGCTCGGCTCCTTCATGGTCCGGGCGTACACCCGCCTGGTCGCGGGCTCCTCGTTCCAGGAGGACTTCGCCGGTCATGTGCGGGCCGTCGAACTGCTGACCCGCGCCAAACAGCTGGCCGCCGCCGGCCACTGCCCGCCGCCCCTCGGGGCCCGCCCGGACGAGGAGTTGTCCCATGCCCGCTGACACCGCCCTGCGGCTGCCGACGGTCGCCTACTGCGGCATCGGGGACGAGGCCGCGCTCGGGATCACCGGTCAGATCGAGGCGGTCACCGCGCTCGGCTGGCGGAGCCTGGAGCTGCGCACCGTCGACGGCACCGCCCTGGCCGACCTGCCGGAGGCCGACTTCGAGCAGGTGGTCGGCCAACTGGCGGACGCGAAGCTGTCGGTGGCCGCCGTCGACTCCCGGATCGGCGGCTGGAGCCGCCCGGTCACCGGCGACTTCGCCGAGGACCTGCGCGAGTGGGAGGTACTGGCCCGGCGCTGCCAGGTGCTCGGCACCCGCTGGATCCGGGTGATGTCCTACCCCAACGCCGGTCTGGACGAGGAGGCCTGGGGCCGGGAGGCGATCCGGCGGATCAGCGCGCTGGCCGAACGCGCGGCCGACGCCGGGCTGGTGCTGCTGCACGAGAACTGCTCCGGCTGGGCGGGCGACGACGCCTCCCGGGCGCTGCGGCTGCTGGAGGCCGCCGGGGAGGACGGGTTCGGCCTGCTCTTCGACACCGGCAACGGCGCCGCCTACGGCTACTCCGGCTACCGGATGCTGACCGAGCTGCTGCCGCACGTCCGGCACGTGCACCTCAAGGACGCCTCGGGGTCCGGTCCCCGACCGGTCTACCGCCCGCCCGGGGCGGGCGAGTTGGAGCTGGCCCGGTGCCTGCGGCTGCTGCTCGGGCAGGGCTACCAGGGGGTACTGTCGATCGAACCGCACCTGGCCGTCCGCCCGCACGAGGCCTACCGGGCCGAACCCGAGGCCTGCCGGGCCGCCTTCCTGGACTGCGGGGCGGCGCTGCGCTCGCTGCTCGATGACGAGGTGCTGCCCGGGACCGCCGGTTGGCGCTCCACCGCGGCCGGGCTGGAGCGCGCATGAGCAGGCTCACCGAACGCGACCACAGCCTGCTGCTGGAGCTGCTGCGGCTGCCGACCGCCGGTCCGCTGGAGACCGGCCCGGACGGCGAGCCGCCCCAACTCTGGGCGGCGCAGGGCCGCTTCGCCGAGGCCGCGACGGAGCTCGGGTTCCGGGTCGCGCACCACGCCGCCGCGCCGCCGGACCACGTGGACCGGGAGGACACGCCGCTGCCGGTACGCGCCGCGGCCGCCGCCGATCCGGGCTTCCTCGGCTGCCAGCCGAGCCTGGTGCTGGTCCTCGGCGGGGACCGGCCACCGGCGGCGACGGTGATGTTCAACGTCCACCTGGACACGGTGGCGGGCCGGGAGCCGGTCTCGTTCGACGGTTCCCGCTTCCACGGCCGCGGCGCCGTCGACGCCAAGGGCCCGGCCGTGGCGCTGCTGGCGGGCCTGCGGGCGGCCCTGGCCGCCCGCCCGGAACTCCGCGCCGACCTGCGGATCCTGATCCAGGCGGTGTCCGGCGAGGAGGGCGGCGCGCTGGGCAGCATCGGTACCCGGCCGCTGGTCGAGGCCGGGTACTACGGCCGCCTCAACGTCTTCTGCGAGCCCACCGGCAACCGGGCGCTGGACCGCAGCACCGCCGCGACGACCGCGCGGCTGCGGGTCGTCGGCCGGGACGCCGTCGACGACCGGCCACAGGCCGGGCACAACGCCTCGGTGCTGCTGGGCTTCCTGGCGCAGCACCTGGCCGGGGCGCTGGATCCGGCCCCGGACCAGGGCCAGGTCTGCGTCGCCGGGCTGCGCACCGGGCCGCTGCACAACAAGGTCTACGGAACAGGCGAACTGCTGGTCAACCTCTCCTACCCGTCCCGGGCCGCCGGGGCCGAGCTGGAGCGCCGGTTCACCGAGGCCGTGGAGAGCGGGCTGGCGGAGTTCAGCGAGCGGTTCCGGGACAGTCACCGGCTGGCGCTCACCGCCGCCGACGCCCGTGCCGTCACCCGGCTCGACTGGCTCAAGCGCGGCCTGCCCGCGCTGGACGCCGACCCCGCGCCGTGGGGGCGCTCGCTGCTGGCGCAGGCGGGGGTGCCCGCCTGGCCGACCAGCGAACCCGGCTTCACCTGCGACGCCATCTGGCTGGCCGACCTCC includes these proteins:
- a CDS encoding class I adenylate-forming enzyme family protein; the encoded protein is MNRTWASNAGLVLRDAVPAELRARWAAAGLCPGRGLYQAFRDRVAAHPDRTAVTDAEGSLSYAELDARARSLAAALVRDGTGPGDLVGIQLPNSWRALAADLAVAAVGAVALPWPLGRGSQDARALLGRSRARALIAESDTIASIRHELPYLESLVMVNQVTEGQFESCRTDPEDPARILVSSGSEAEPKMVAYSHNAVLGGRGAYVDAVLDTGGDEPPRALVLVPLASSFGSLGLVALVSSGATVQLLGRFDAGAALDAVTALRPTHLVGVPTMLKRMADHPALPAADLSSLRALVSSGAMLGPAARAAVLARFDRPLVNVYGSTDGVNCRTVWTRASAGPDGAEGSADVRIVGRPDPRVTDLRVCDPDDRERPRGESGEIQARGPMSPLCYVGDPESDRRYRTADGWVRTGDRGVIGPDGGLRVLDRLKQVVIRGGRTISPAEVERHVEAHPVITEAVCVPVPDPDLGERLCACVVQESGTEPLTVGQLGDFLTGARGLERHKLPELLLQLDSLPLGPTGKVCRRTATALADRG
- a CDS encoding CoA transferase, giving the protein MSIDVTTRSADAAAPARPLAASGLAVGHLRALGWPVAEQDGRLLVAADPWRASCAFSWSGPVRLPLASEADVQAACGIWHVHGRRYGGPTPLGVDCAGAAAGVLGALGTLAALWAAGRDGRAVHVRTSVAQAALLLVGQYLAAASTDDDWREPVVPGGPPFTSADGVRFEIETLQAEPWQRFWAGLRVGRREIADGWRPFQQRFATASCPLPPALPRAAARRGYTELRALARDCGVELTAVAARPEADRSEADRPEADRSEADGPGAGGPGLPWRLGPTGPGAAGGTGTVGGADELPLRGVTVVEVTRRVQGPLAGHLLRLLGARVVRIEPPGGDPMRGAPPVAGDCSARFTALNRGKRVLEADLRSTAGRAVVREQVARSQVFLHSLAPGKDREYGLDPERLSALRPGLVHVSASGWGAERGPCPPVGTDYPVQAYSGLAALLTPPGLPATPSLLTVTDVLGGLVCAEGAVAGLLAGQRSGQGQRVESSLLSAARLLCAPGLRSGARPVTPGVPISTDLADLAADPRFAAALHHDRCALVRSPWEFTR
- a CDS encoding DegT/DnrJ/EryC1/StrS aminotransferase family protein, with protein sequence MRLPFFPPDLFEGDREHLLRLVHEIGTAPSQKFILGEHTARLEQALCEQLGAADVVACGSGTSALTLVLAAMEIGPGDEVVVPAFGCAPLAGAIVSLGAVPVFADVDPRTMVVDPADMERRITARTKALMPAHIFSVMADMPRIAAVAERHGLRLVEDSAVAQGGELAGIPAGLSGEAGVFSFVQVKTFGMAGEGGVVVTRNAELGRLVRMLRNHGQDGKNRFLHHRIGWNSRFDELQAAFQLHRLPGLADRLERRARIAAHYTERFAELTAHGVVAPPPGREGRCYYVYTLLAERRDALRAHLAERGVGSHAYYPLPLPRQPAFACYARPGDAWPAAERAADRALSIPVYPHLRDTDVEYIAAAVREFALVDARG
- a CDS encoding DegT/DnrJ/EryC1/StrS aminotransferase family protein, with translation MNGSDVADPGVLDAPMRVPFFTQAAGFAALGPLIDRHVTDVMDNGKYSHGHKVEQFERALAEYTGARHVIGVNSGTDALVLLLRAAGLRPGDEVVVPAFSFVASASSVVLAGGRPVFADIDPVGYGIAPASVERVLTPRSRFLMPVHLFCQLADMPALTRLAAHHGLTVLEDSAEAIGMRQDGVHAGLLGAGGVLSFFPTKTLGAIGDAGAVLTDDDAIAATADALRHHGRFGRTIDHFPGINTSSALVGVNSKMDDIQAAVLLAKLTRLDADIARRAELAAAYDARLTGVPGVLRLPTVVDRGVRADPVCYVYLIEVERRDDLVDHLARHGVETETYYPRPLHLQPCFAELGHRPGDFPNAEAACRRTLALPLYPDLSLDAVDTVCDHIRAFFTGAPA
- a CDS encoding Gfo/Idh/MocA family oxidoreductase, which encodes MLKLPHGRQIQTMLRTLVVGLGRAGAGLHVPVLLRVRHRHPRLFAPEAILAVDPARSAGTGAAGLRAVGSLADARRQLPPERTVVHVCTPPIGRVEVLGELLELGFRRFVVEKPLAGRPGDLDPLVQLVRRGGAQVAVVAPWLASSLTERLAALVAAADRDGLGALREISVIQHKPRFRRSLTTHGHPTAFDIEVPHALGVVLGLAGDAEVTDAAWTDLALGGHLLPALGSARLGLTHLGGVRSDIFSDLTSPVRERRITLHFDRGTAIGHYPGNSDDEYAQLRVTGAMPTAVEVFPDDSLGSFMVRAYTRLVAGSSFQEDFAGHVRAVELLTRAKQLAAAGHCPPPLGARPDEELSHAR
- a CDS encoding sugar phosphate isomerase/epimerase; translation: MPADTALRLPTVAYCGIGDEAALGITGQIEAVTALGWRSLELRTVDGTALADLPEADFEQVVGQLADAKLSVAAVDSRIGGWSRPVTGDFAEDLREWEVLARRCQVLGTRWIRVMSYPNAGLDEEAWGREAIRRISALAERAADAGLVLLHENCSGWAGDDASRALRLLEAAGEDGFGLLFDTGNGAAYGYSGYRMLTELLPHVRHVHLKDASGSGPRPVYRPPGAGELELARCLRLLLGQGYQGVLSIEPHLAVRPHEAYRAEPEACRAAFLDCGAALRSLLDDEVLPGTAGWRSTAAGLERA
- a CDS encoding M20/M25/M40 family metallo-hydrolase; the protein is MSRLTERDHSLLLELLRLPTAGPLETGPDGEPPQLWAAQGRFAEAATELGFRVAHHAAAPPDHVDREDTPLPVRAAAAADPGFLGCQPSLVLVLGGDRPPAATVMFNVHLDTVAGREPVSFDGSRFHGRGAVDAKGPAVALLAGLRAALAARPELRADLRILIQAVSGEEGGALGSIGTRPLVEAGYYGRLNVFCEPTGNRALDRSTAATTARLRVVGRDAVDDRPQAGHNASVLLGFLAQHLAGALDPAPDQGQVCVAGLRTGPLHNKVYGTGELLVNLSYPSRAAGAELERRFTEAVESGLAEFSERFRDSHRLALTAADARAVTRLDWLKRGLPALDADPAPWGRSLLAQAGVPAWPTSEPGFTCDAIWLADLPGTSTFVLGPGTLDGNLAHAAGEFVDLADLEAFATLVPRLLAAFHARRPRGAAPAASPLPEPSARRRIPHAAAQPAAERTPPAGVLRRPDQV